One Punica granatum isolate Tunisia-2019 chromosome 3, ASM765513v2, whole genome shotgun sequence genomic window carries:
- the LOC116201896 gene encoding probable carboxylesterase 6 yields the protein MKMRTRMTAATLRPRSGLQIQSDPQSHGPVVEEIEGLIKVFKDGFVERPQIMPCVSSSLPSGVGVASKDTVFDRFTNVWARFYVPTYQGKCKINNKLPLVVYFHGGGFCAGSPAWSCYHEFLARLAMKANICIASVNYRLAPENPLPAAYEDGFRVLKWLKQQALLSRDLPTTEWWRRRCNFTRVFLAGDSAGANIAHNLAARLASNNAFEAMSLRPLGFKGTILVQPFFSGEVRIESEKNLVQPPRSPLSLETADTYWRLALPSGSDRDHPWCNPVMAYSKGFYNDLDDLKLPPTLVCISENDILRDRNLQFCQTLVTAGKVVERVVYEGVGHAFQILSKSEIAQAQTEEMMLHIESFINQ from the coding sequence ATGAAGATGAGAACAAGAATGACCGCCGCAACCCTCCGTCCACGCAGTGGCCTGCAAATTCAGAGTGATCCTCAATCACATGGCCCCGTGGTTGAAGAGATCGAGGGGCTCATCAAGGTCTTCAAGGATGGATTCGTCGAGAGGCCTCAGATCATGCCATGTGTCTCGAGCTCATTGCCCTCAGGGGTCGGTGTGGCATCGAAAGACACTGTGTTTGATAGGTTCACGAACGTTTGGGCGCGTTTCTATGTCCCGACATACCAAGGGAAGTGTAAAATTAACAATAAGCTCCCTTTGGTAGTGTACTTCCATGGTGGTGGGTTCTGTGCCGGTTCTCCGGCTTGGAGCTGCTACCATGAGTTTCTGGCTAGGCTGGCTATGAAGGCGAACATTTGTATCGCGTCAGTCAACTATCGTCTTGCGCCAGAGAATCCCCTTCCTGCAGCCTATGAAGATGGATTCAGAGTCTTGAAATGGTTGAAACAACAGGCTTTATTATCACGCGATTTGCCTACTACAGAATGGTGGAGAAGGCGTTGCAACTTTACCCGAGTCTTCCTGGCGGGCGACAGCGCCGGTGCAAACATAGCTCACAACTTGGCCGCGCGGCTTGCTTCAAACAATGCCTTCGAAGCTATGTCCTTGAGGCCATTGGGCTTCAAAGGCACAATCTTGGTGCAGCCCTTCTTCAGTGGAGAGGTGAGGATAGAGTCAGAGAAGAACCTGGTGCAGCCACCTCGATCGCCACTCAGCCTGGAAACTGCCGACACATACTGGCGGCTGGCCCTGCCTTCTGGATCCGACCGGGATCACCCATGGTGCAACCCGGTAATGGCTTACAGTAAGGGCTTCTACAATGACTTGGATGATCTGAAGCTTCCTCCTACCTTGGTTTGTATATCAGAAAATGACATTCTAAGGGACAGGAACTTACAGTTCTGCCAGACTTTGGTCACAGCCGGTAAAGTGGTGGAACGCGTCGTATACGAAGGAGTGGGGCATGCATTTCAGATCCTTAGTAAGAGTGAGATCGCACAGGCGCAAACTGAGGAGATGATGCTTCACATTGAATCATTCATCAACCAATGA
- the LOC116201592 gene encoding CTL-like protein DDB_G0274487 gives MSDSQSPSSSDCGSVSPGDQNIGRSTRSSNGSQIIASMPSRHWRDVFWLAIFIIHLIGLGFVLGVLGLNRFKISDRLNIDKYANAPLSSHGGLTEDYWPLFAVAGGVGALLGLTWLLLLGSKANQMMKVSVHILTTYLAVIGVLCFWGERFFCGVAFAVGAALQFLYVISVIDRLPFTMLVLQKAVKMVWTLPEVMRVAYAFMLVMLLWMAIWSFGVAGVVASGMDDQKRWWLLVVLSVSLFWTGAVLCNTVHVIVSGMVFLVLIHGGRQSSTMPQNSLMNSLRYAVTTSFGSICYGSLFTAAIRTLRWEIRGFRSKIGNNECLLCCVDFLFNLVETLVRFFNKYAYVQIAVYGKGFNHSARDAWELFQSTGVEALVAYDCSGAVLLMGSVLGGLISGTCAGVWAWTKASDSVVMVGPTSMLMGMVLVGVAMVVVESAVTSIYICYAEDPLLIHRWDAEFFNQMSEMLHRRLQHRSSRASEVLNRNRLDSHMQGTLTV, from the exons ATGAGCGACTCCCAGAGCCCGTCTTCCTCCGACTGCGGTTCGGTCTCCCCCGGCGATCAG AATATAGGGAGGAGTACAAGAAGCTCCAATGGCAGTCAAATAATTGCCTCTATGCCTTCGAGGCACTGGAGGGATGTTTTCTGGTTAGCGATATTTATAATCCATCTGATCGGCTTAGGATTTGTTCTTGGAGTTCTTGGTCTCAATAGGTTCAAGATATCAGATAGGCTTAACATCGATAAGTACGCCAACGCACCATTGAGTAGCCATGGGGGCTTAACGGAGGACTATTGGCCACTTTTTGCTGTGGCTGGTGGTGTAGGAGCTCTTCTTGGGTTGACTTGGTTGTTGTTGCTGGGTTCTAAAGCTAACCAAATGATGAAGGTGTCAGTGCACATTTTGACTACTTACCTCGCTGTTATTGGAGTTTTGTGCTTTTGGGGTGAGCGGTTTTTCTGTGGCGTCGCCTTTGCTGTCGGAGCTGCACTGCAGTTCTTATACGTTATATCTGTAATAGACAG ACTTCCTTTTACAATGCTGGTTCTTcagaaagctgtaaagatggttTGGACTCTTCCCGAAGTTATGAGGGTAGCCTATGCTTTTATGTTAGTCATGCTTTTGTGGATGGCAATATGGTCATTTGGAGTAGCTGGAGTTGTGGCATCAGGCATGGATGATCAGAAACGTTGGTGGCTTCTTGTG GTTCTCTCTGTCAGCCTATTTTGGACGGGTGCAGTTCTTTGTAATACTGTTCATGTCATAGTTTCTGGGATGGTATTCCTTGTTCTTATTCACGGTGGCCGGCAGTCCTCAACGATGCCTCAGAATTCACTGATGAATTCTCTGCGGTATGCTGTGACCACTTCTTTTGGCAGCATATGCTATGGATCACTCTTTACAGCTGCAATTCGGACATTGCGTTGGGAG ATCAGAGGATTTCGGTCGAAGATTGGCAACAACGAGTGCCTTCTTTGTTGTGTTGATTTCCTCTTCAATCTGGTGGAGACTCTTGTTCGATTTTTCAACAAGTACGCATATGTACAG ATAGCAGTTTACGGGAAAGGCTTTAACCACTCTGCAAGGGATGCCTGGGAATTGTTTCAGTCAACTGGAGTTGAAGCACTGGTGGCCTATGATTGCTCTGGGGCTGTCCTGCTGATGGGCAGTGTCTTGGGAGGCCTTATCTCCGGGACTTGCGCTGGAGTTTGGGCTTGGACTAAAGCGAGCGACAGTGTAGTGATGGTTGGGCCGACTTCAATGTTGATGGGAATGGTCTTg GTTGGAGTGGCGATGGTGGTGGTGGAAAGTGCGGTGACGTCCATCTACATATGCTACGCAGAGGATCCTTTGTTGATTCACAGATGGGATGCTGAGTTCTTCAACCAGATGTCGGAGATGCTACACCGGCGGCTCCAGCACCGGAGTTCCCGGGCTTCTGAAGTTCTGAATCGAAACCGGTTAGACAGCCACATGCAGGGAACGCTTACGGTCTGA
- the LOC116198476 gene encoding protein ASPARTIC PROTEASE IN GUARD CELL 1-like — MAQMRALLPSILIVLTLTVIPLVLSRSLPSTTALLDVTSALRQAHNVLSVEPRTTPLTQQEETQQQHSSSSSLVLQLHPRASLLKNKPLQQPDYRSLTLARLARDSVRVDSLVARLDLARNRISKSDLKPVDVEVERQYGAKGLQGPVVSGTSQGSGEYFSSLGIGSPPSQVYMVIDTGSDVNWVQCAPCADCYQQTDPIFDPVSSSSFSPLSCDTKQCRSLDLSECRNRTCLYEVSYGDGSFTVGDFVTETITLGSAKIDNLAIGCGHNNQGLFVGAAGLLGLGGGSLSLPSQLNATSFSYCLVDRDSDSASTLEFNTPLPPNVVTTPLVRNPQLDTFLYVALTGISVGGDRLPLSDSLFRLDGNGDGGVIVDSGTAVTRLQTDAYNSLRDAFVRGTRELPAADGFALFDTCYNLSSKGSVEVPTVSFHFGKGKELPLPAKNYMIPVDSNGTFCLAFAPTSSALSIIGNVQQQGTRVGFDLANSAIGFVPNKC; from the coding sequence ATGGCGCAAATGAGAGCCTTGCTTCCTTCAATCCTCATTGTTCTCACCCTCACCGTCATACCACTGGTTCTGTCTCGAAGCTTACCTAGCACCACCGCTCTTCTTGATGTCACCTCTGCTCTCCGGCAGGCTCACAATGTACTATCCGTGGAACCAAGAACGACGCCGTTGACCCAGCAAGAAGAGACCCAACAACAacattcttcttcctcctccctcgTCCTCCAGCTACACCCGCGAGCTTCCCTTTTGAAGAATAAGCCCCTGCAGCAGCCCGACTACAGATCCCTCACACTTGCCCGGCTCGCCCGCGACTCCGTCCGGGTCGATTCCCTAGTGGCCCGATTGGATCTTGCCCGGAACCGGATCTCCAAGTCAGATCTGAAGCCGGTCGACGTGGAGGTCGAGCGGCAGTATGGCGCCAAAGGCCTCCAGGGTCCGGTGGTCTCCGGGACGAGTCAGGGCAGCGGCGAGTACTTTTCCAGCCTCGGGATTGGCAGCCCGCCGAGCCAGGTCTACATGGTGATCGACACCGGCAGCGACGTCAACTGGGTGCAATGCGCCCCCTGCGCCGACTGCTACCAGCAAACCGACCCCATCTTCGATCCGGTTTCCTCTTCGTCCTTCTCCCCTCTCTCCTGCGACACGAAGCAGTGCCGGTCCCTCGACCTGTCGGAGTGCCGGAACCGCACGTGCCTCTACGAGGTCTCCTACGGCGACGGCTCCTTCACCGTGGGGGATTTCGTGACGGAGACCATCACCCTCGGCTCGGCCAAGATCGACAACTTGGCCATCGGGTGCGGCCACAACAACCAGGGCCTCTTCGTCGGCGCCGCCGGGCTGCTGGGGCTCGGCGGCGGCTCGCTTTCCCTCCCCTCGCAGCTCAACGCCACGTCGTTTTCATACTGCCTCGTGGACCGCGACTCCGACTCCGCCTCGACTCTCGAGTTCAACACCCCGCTGCCCCCTAACGTCGTCACCACGCCGTTAGTCCGGAACCCCCAGCTGGACACCTTCCTCTACGTTGCCCTGACGGGGATCAGCGTGGGCGGGGACCGGCTGCCGCTGTCCGACTCGCTGTTCAGGCTCGACGGCAACGGGGACGGCGGGGTCATTGTCGACTCGGGCACCGCCGTCACGCGACTCCAGACGGACGCCTACAACTCGCTGAGGGACGCGTTCGTGAGGGGGACGAGGGAGCTGCCGGCGGCGGATGGGTTCGCGCTGTTCGACACGTGCTACAACCTGTCGTCGAAGGGCAGCGTGGAGGTGCCGACGGTGTCGTTTCACTTCGGGAAGGGGAAGGAGTTACCGTTGCCGGCTAAGAACTACATGATACCGGTTGACTCCAACGGTACGTTCTGCCTGGCGTTCGCGCCCACGTCCTCGGCGCTGTCGATAATTGGGAATGTCCAGCAGCAGGGGACACGTGTCGGTTTCGATCTCGCCAATTCTGCCATCGGATTCGTCCCCAATAAATGCTAG
- the LOC116201894 gene encoding uncharacterized protein LOC116201894 — protein MGKKLDRLLGRGFKVSKCKPLLSLALTRLTVLKAQRQARTSNSRSDVLHLLQLGHHERALLRVEQVVREQNMLDAYLMMESYCNLLIERVNLIEQEKECPGELKEAVSTLIYASSRCGEFPELLEIRAVIQSHFGKEFVARAIELRNNCGVNTKMIQKMSTLHPSLESRTKLLREIAAENGIVLHLDDDEPSEGKMGINSMSESPKPEEPSSSRAQRLGDDTGTSLNRRESYELSDSFKSRQKYKGVADAAQAAFESAAYAAAAARAAVELSRSSGPGSPSDPSSPSFRKGEIGSVKTNSEPENLEFESKAHARSLSSSSLVSDKELQIDANDEVNELPCEPVTQAASQVASGKQIPSRFQAGLNVEADNSPLHLNLENGPISVRNRRLWGY, from the exons ATGGGAAAGAAGCTTGACCGTCTTTTGGGCAGAGGCTTCAAGGTCTCCAAGTGCAAGCCCCTCCTCAGCCTCGCCCTCACCCGCCTCACCGTCCTCAAGGCCCAGCGCCAAGCCCGCACCTCCAACTCCCGCTCCGACGTCCTCCACCTCCTCCAGCTCGGCCACCACGAGCGTGCCCTCCTTCGT GTGGAGCAAGTGGTCAGGGAGCAGAACATGCTGGATGCGTATCTCATGATGGAAAGCTACTGCAATCTCTTGATCGAAAGGGTCAACCTCATCGAACAAGAAAA GGAGTGTCCTGGTGAGCTAAAGGAGGCAGTCTCCACTCTGATTTACGCGTCTTCGAGATGTGGAGAGTTCCCGGAGCTTCTAGAGATTCGAGCAGTCATCCAGTCCCATTTCGGGAAGGAGTTTGTTGCCCGTGCTATTGAATTACGGAACAACTGCGGCGTAAACACCAAG ATGATACAGAAGATGTCGACTCTCCACCCAAGTTTGGAGAGCAGAACCAAGTTGCTCAGAGAAATTGCTGCTGAGAATGGGATTGTCCTGCATCTCGATGACGATGAACCTTCTGAG GGCAAGATGGGAATTAATTCGATGTCAGAATCACCTAAACCTGAAGAGCCAAGCAGTTCGAGAGCTCAAAGACTTGGAGACGATACAGGGACCTCACTGAACAGAAGGGAAAGCTATGAATTATCTGATTCCTTCAAGTCAAGGCAGAAGTACAAGGGTGTGGCTGATGCGGCTCAAGCTGCTTTTGAGTCGGCAGCTTATGCGGCTGCAGCTGCGAGAGCAGCTGTCGAGCTTTCGCGATCCAGTGGGCCTGGCAGTCCCAGTGATCCGAGCAGCCCAAGCTTTCGAAAAGGAGAAATTGGGTCTGTGAAAACCAACTCTGAACCAGAAAATCTGGAATTTGAGAGCAAAGCTCATGCTCGCTCACTGTCAAGTTCAAGTTTGGTCTCCGATAAAGAGTTGCAGATCGATGCAAATGATGAGGTGAATGAACTGCCGTGTGAACCAGTCACACAGGCAGCATCTCAGGTAGCTTCTGGGAAGCAGATCCCATCAAGGTTCCAAGCTGGTCTTAATGTGGAAGCAGATAATAGTCCATTGCACCTGAACCTTGAGAATGGACCGATCTCAGTGAGGAATAGGCGGCTCTGGGGCTACTGA
- the LOC116198969 gene encoding heavy metal-associated isoprenylated plant protein 19, translated as MSTKVCCMTMRMNLDCNACCRKLRRILLNMKGIETHVIEKPYGRVSVCGRVRPSDVAIKVRKKMKRRVEILEIQEFGSGDEQADHQL; from the exons ATGTCAACAAAG GTTTGTTGCATGACCATGAGGATGAACCTTGACTGCAACGCTTGCTGTAGGAAACTAAGGAGAATCCTTCTTAATATGAAGG GGATAGAGACCCATGTGATCGAGAAACCATATGGTAGGGTAAGCGTCTGTGGTAGAGTCAGACCGTCGGATGTTGCAATAAAagtgaggaagaagatgaagcgTCGGGTCGAAATACTGGAGATTCAAGAGTTTGGCAGCGGTGATGAACAGGCAGATCACCAGTTATAA